One Ricinus communis isolate WT05 ecotype wild-type chromosome 1, ASM1957865v1, whole genome shotgun sequence DNA window includes the following coding sequences:
- the LOC8281804 gene encoding probable apyrase 6 codes for MRRSHARNRVDSKPKNNDSNNQMDPIKLQIRPNSRFSKTKPKSTLFYIFLASFFTLLAILSFYFIFASNDSHEMYRIIIDGGSTGTRIHVFSYRNKDGRPVFAFGNGAMRVNPGLSVYSEDPDMAGRSLEELIEFGKSRVPKQLWGETEIRLMATAGMRLLDFNVQDRILESCRLVLRKSGFKFFDHWASVISGSDEGVYAWIAANYALGSLGGDPSETTGIIELGGASAQVTFVPNEPVPPEFSRIIKFGNLTYSIYSHSFLHFGQNAAFEALRESLVKVDLSASKSLEKGKFIDPCTPKGYLNTLQSGDLSPGSVEKGKLLSSLHSGGNFSKCRSAALTLIQKGKEKCIYQHCNVGSTFIPKLQGKFLATENFFYTSKFFGLGKRAFLSNLIMAGEQFCGEDWSKLRKKHHSLDDDDLIRYCFSSAYIVALLHDSLGIALDDERIGYANEVGNMPLDWALGAFILQSTAELDMQHPDWIATIINDDSPTLISLIAIAILLMFVAWSISKWRKPQLKTVYDLEKGRYIVTRVGRS; via the exons ATGCGACGATCGCATGCTCGTAATCGGGTCGATTCTAAACCCAAAAACAACGACAGTAATAATCAAATGGATCCCATCAAGCTACAGATCCGACCTAATTCACGCTTCTCCAAAACCAAACCCAAATCCACCTTATTCTATATCTTTCTCGCTTCCTTTTTCACCCTTCTCGCTatcttatcattttattttatctttgctTCAAATGATTCTCATGAAATGTACCGTATTATAATCGATGGAGGCAGCACGGGTACCCGAATCCACGTGTTCTCCTATCGGAATAAGGATGGAAGACCCGTGTTTGCATTTGGGAATGGGGCGATGAGGGTGAATCCGGGTTTGTCTGTGTATTCCGAGGATCCGGATATGGCAGGTCGGtctttagaggagcttatagAGTTTGGGAAAAGTAGAGTGCCTAAACAGCTTTGGGGAGAGACTGAAATTAGGCTAATGGCAACTGCTGGAATGAGATTACTTGATTTTAATGTTCAAGATAGGATCTTGGAGTCTTGTAGACTTGTTTTGAGAAAATCTGGCTTCAAGTTTTTTGATCATTGGGCTTCTGTTATTAGTG GGTCTGATGAAGGGGTATATGCTTGGATTGCTGCTAACTATGCATTGGGTAGCCTTGGAGGTGATCCTAGTGAGACAACTGGGATTATTGAACTTGGGGGAGCTTCTGCTCAG gTAACTTTTGTTCCAAATGAGCCAGTGCCTCCTGAGTTCTCGCGCATCATTAAGTTTGGGAACCTTACGTACAGTATCTATAGCCATAGCTTTCTTCATTTTGGCCAG AATGCTGCATTTGAAGCATTGAGGGAATCACTTGTCAAAGTGGATCTATCAG CTTCTAAGTCACTTGAGAAAGGAAAGTTTATAGATCCTTGTACTCCTAAAGGTTACTTGAACACATTGCAGTCTGGAGATTTGTCTCCAGGTTCAGTGGAAAAGGGCAAGCTTTTATCCAGTCTACATTCTGGGGGTAACTTCTCCAAGTGCAGATCTGCTGCATTGACGCTGATACAAAAGGGAAAAG AGAAATGCATCTATCAGCACTGCAACGTCGGATCTACATTCATACCTAAGCTTCAGGGGAAGTTTCTGGCAACTGAAAATTTCTTCTATACATCAAAG TTCTTTGGGTTAGGTAAAAGAGCATTTCTTTCCAATCTGATTATGGCTGGAGAACAATTTTGTGGTGAGGATTGGTCAAAGTTGAGAAAGAAGCACCACTCATTAGATGATGATGATCTGATACGCTATTGCTTCTCTTCAGCATATATTGTGGCTCTACTTCATGACAGTCTTGGAATTGCATTAGATGATGAAAG GATTGGGTATGCCAATGAGGTTGGAAACATGCCACTAGATTGGGCATTGGGAGCTTTTATCTTGCAGAGCACTGCTGAATTGGACATGCAGCACCCAGATTGGATTGCCACAATTATTAATGATGATTCACCCACACTGATATCACTAATTGCCATCGCCATATTATTGATGTTTGTAGCATGGTCTATATCGAAATGGAGGAAACCTCAGTTAAAGACAGTTTATGATCTAGAGAAAGGGCGATATATAGTTACTCGTGTTGGAAGAAGTTGA